The following are from one region of the bacterium genome:
- a CDS encoding CBS domain-containing protein, with protein MKSVLQYMSKDLPLIKEELPLKEIITIFSNSHHSVLPVVNARNRLIGHINIEDIVYFFLFSHMDITFLEKMPSLIDFFSDTIENVDNISPIVFAKDVMRTNVFTIKETDSIIKAAIRMKKRNVHRLIVVDIHQTPVGFISRNEICKALLI; from the coding sequence ATGAAAAGTGTTCTGCAATATATGTCAAAAGATTTACCTTTAATCAAGGAAGAACTTCCCTTAAAAGAAATTATTACTATTTTTTCTAATTCTCATCATAGTGTATTGCCTGTCGTAAACGCAAGAAACAGGTTGATAGGTCATATAAATATAGAGGATATAGTCTATTTTTTTCTTTTTTCACATATGGATATCACTTTCCTTGAAAAGATGCCTTCTTTAATAGATTTCTTTTCTGATACAATTGAAAATGTGGACAATATTTCTCCTATTGTTTTTGCTAAAGATGTTATGCGAACAAATGTTTTTACAATAAAAGAAACAGATTCAATAATAAAAGCTGCTATTAGGATGAAAAAAAGGAATGTGCATAGGTTAATCGTTGTTGATATACACCAAACTCCAGTTGGGTTCATCTCAAGAAATGAGATATGTAAAGCCCTTCTAATCTAA